Proteins co-encoded in one Manis pentadactyla isolate mManPen7 chromosome 17, mManPen7.hap1, whole genome shotgun sequence genomic window:
- the CCDC70 gene encoding LOW QUALITY PROTEIN: coiled-coil domain-containing protein 70 (The sequence of the model RefSeq protein was modified relative to this genomic sequence to represent the inferred CDS: inserted 2 bases in 1 codon): MVLLVQRDNKMSRGENKALRKEDELFWRENKGLQWENKGLQWENKAFQVDGQLIREKNHYLRQQNQVLWKLKXCHLRKPKTTWGKKIKVLNTVKKSYWQQNRALGAQIKALQEQEKASQSEAKALQDEIRSLHEETKALQHEARMVRTEAHALMEAGGALMREGQALWKEEQALCEENKALKEESSALQGEERALLQEAKVLEERNNFLQG; encoded by the exons ATGGTACTCCTCGTGCAA AGAGATAATAAGATGTCCAGGGGTGAGAACAAAGCTCTTAGAAAAGAAGATGAGTTGTTCTGGAGAGAAAACAAAGGTCTTCAATGGGAAAACAAAGGTCTTCAATGGGAAAACAAAGCCTTCCAAGTGGATGGACAGTTAATTCGGGAGAAGAATCATTACCTAAGACAGCAAAACCAGGTCCTATGGAAGTTGAA GTGTCATCTTAGAAAGCCAAAAACcacctgggggaaaaaaatcaaagtctTGAACACAGTAAAAAAGTCTTATTGGCAACAGAATAGAGCCCTGGGGGCTCAGATCAAGGCTCTCCAGGAACAGGAGAAAGCCTCCCAGAGTGAGGCAAAAGCTCTGCAAGATGAAATAAGGTCTCTCCATGAGGAGACCAAGGCCCTACAACACGAAGCGAGAATGGTCAGGACGGAGGCTCATGCCCTGATGGAAGCGGGAGGAGCGCTCATGAGGGAAGGGCAGGCTTTGTGGAAGGAGGAGCAGGCCCTTTGTGAGGAGAACAAGGCTCTTAAGGAGGAAAGCAGTGCTCTTcaaggggaggaaagagccctTCTGCAAGAGGCAAAAGTCCTTGAGGAGAGGAATAATTTTCTTCAGGGATAA